The segment CTTTCTGCCCGACGCGCATAACCGCGAGCGTCAGCGCTACTGCGGGAAGCCGGGATGCCGACGGGCGAGCCGGGCGGCCAGTCAGGCCAAATGGTTGGCGAAGCCGGAGAACCTCGACCACTGGAAAGGCCCAGAAAATGTCCAACGGGTGCAGGAGTGGCGGAAGGCCAATCCGGGGTACTCAAGGCGGAGGGGGCCGCGACGGCGGGTGGCGTTACAAGACATCCCAACTACGCAATCCGTTGTGCACCAGCCTAAAGCCGAGCCGGTCGCCGAGGTGGCGTTACCGAATCCCTGCGCGGCGTTACAAGACAGCTGGGAGTCGCAAAACCCTGTGCTCGTGGGGCTTATCGCGCAGTTCGCCGGAGTGACGTTACAAGAGGACCTCGAACCCATGCTGCGACACCTGCAATCCCGGGGGCGGGTGATCCTGGGCATCGACGTCCAGCCGCCCGATTATGCAAAAACAACCGATCGATCGCGAACAACTCCGGCGCACGCCGGCCCAGTTTAGCTGGCTGGACCACCGGCTGGTGCGGGGCAATTACCTGGGGCGGGCCAGTGCCCCCGCCTGGGGACTTTATCTGGTCCTGGTAACCGTGGGTGACGCCGACGGGCTGAGTTACTACGCCACGCGCACCCTGGCCCGGCTGCTCACGCTCAGCGAGGACGGCCTGGTCGAGGCGCGTCGGCAGTTAATCGAGGCCGGGGTGATCGCCTACGCCGCGCCACTTTACCAGGTGCTTTCCTTGGACCGGGGCAGGCCATCGCACACGCTGGCGGTAACGCCGTCGCCGAGCCGGGAGGTGGGGGCGTGATCAATTACGAACTGTATTGCCGGATAAAACAGGCGGAGGCTGCCGGTCACAGTGCGCCGCAAATCACCCGCTCGCTCCAGTTGCACGTGCAGACGGTGAGGCGCTGGCAGGCGCAGGAAAAGTACGCGCGCAGCCAGGCCGCGCAGGTGCCTAGGCCAAGCAAGCTCGACGTGCACAAGCCGGCGATCGCGCGGTGGCTGGAGGCCCATCCGTTCACCGCCATGCAGCTCTGGCAAAAGGTGCGCGAGCGGGGGTACACGGGCGGGTATTCAATTTTGAAAGACTACGTGCGGCGGGTGCGGCCGAGGAACCTGGAGGCGTTTCTTACCCTCAAGTTTGCCCCCGGCCAGACCGCGCAGGTGGACTGGGGCAGCTTTGGCTCGGTGGAGGTGGACGGCACCCGGCGGGCTTTAAGTTTTTTCGTCATGGTTTTGGGCTACAGCCGGTTCCTGCATGTGGAATTTACCCTCGGGCAGGGCCAGGAGTGGTGGCTGGGCTGTCACCGGCGCGCCTTTGAAAAACTCGGCGGGGTGCCGCGCGAGGTGATGGTCGATAACTGCAAGACGGCCGTCCTCTCGCATGTGCCCGGGACCGACCCGGTGTACAACGCCCAGTACCTGGACTTTGCCCGGCACTACGGGTTTACGATAAAAGCGTGCGGGCCGGGGCATCCGCAGTCCAAGGGCATGGTGGAAAACGCGGTGGGTTACGTGAAAAAAAGCTTCCTTGGCGGGAGGCAGATGAATGGGTTTACCGAGCTGGGGCCGGCCGCCAGCTTGTGGCTGGAAACGGTGGCCAACGTGCGCGTGCACGCTGAAACCCAGGGCCGGCCGGTGGACCGGCTGCCCGAGGAGCGCGCTGCGCTCCTGCCGCTTAACCCGGTGGCCAGTCCGGCGGTGCGCACCTTAAGCGTGCGGGCGTCGCGGCGGTGCCGGGTGAGTATCGAAACGAACCGCTACTCGGTGCCCACGAAGTTTGCCGGGGCGCTACTCACCGCGCAGATCGAGGGGGCGCAGGTGAGGTTTTATGCGGACCGCACCCTGGTGGCCGAGCATGCCCGCAGTTTTGCCCGCCGCGCCGATGTGGAAAACCCCGAGCATGTGCGCGAACTCGAGGAGCGCAAACGGCAGGGGGCGCGGCAGCGCCTGCGGCTACGGTTTTTGGAACTGAGCCCGGCGGCACCCGCCTACCAACGGGGGCTGGAGGAGCGCCGGCTCAACGCGGGACACCACCTGGCGACTATCGTGGGTTTGGTGGCCCTGTATGGAACGGAGGCAGTCGGCCGGGCGATCGAAAGCGCCCATGAACTCGGCGCCTACTCCAGCGATTACATCCTCAACTTGCTCGAACAACGCGCGCGGGCCTTGCCGCAAGCCGGGCCGATCCACCTCACCCGCGCCGACGCGTTGGCCGCACTGGAACTCGAACTGCGTCCCCCGGATTTAAGCCCCTATACCCAATGAAAACAGAACCCGAAAAACCCGATTTATTAAAAGACCAGCTCAAGTATCTGAAACTCGGTTACCTGTTGCGTCACCACGGCGAACTGACGGCCGAGGCGGCCAAGGCGCGCTGTTCGCACGCCGAATTTTTACGCCGACTGGTGCAGGCCGAGACCCAGGACCGCCAGATCCGGGCGCTGGAGCGGCGTATCCAGGCGGCGCGCTTCCCGGTCAAGAAAACCGTCGACCAGTTCCAGTGGGACTGGCCCAAGGAGTTGAACGAAGCGCAGGTGCGGCACCTCTTCGAACTGGGCTTTGTCAAGGAGCGCACCAACGCGGTGTTTTGCGGTGGTGTGGGGCTTGGGAAGACACATCTCGCGAGCGCGTTGGGCTACGCGGCCTGCCAGGCGGGTTACACGGTGCTGTTTACGACGGCGGTGGACGCGATCAACGCCCTGGTCACCGCCCAGTCCCTGCACCGGTTGCAAGCCGAGTTGAAGCGTTACATGACCCCTGCGGTGCTCGTGCTCGATGAGGTCGGCTACCTGCCGCTCGACAAGTCGGGGGCCGACCTGCTCTTCCAGATCGTCAGCCAACGCTACGAACGCGGCTCGCTGATCGTCACCACCAACAAGGCCTACAAACACTGGGCAGGGATCTTTAACAACGACGCTGGCATCACCGCGGCGATCCTGGACCGCCTACTGCACCGGGCCCAGACCGTCGTCATCGAGGGCAAATCCTACCGCATGAAAGACCGCCTGGCCGACGAACCTGCAAGCTGACCGGGCCTGATGATCGGCCCCTGGCGGGGCCGGTCATCGGCTTTTACGACAGGTGATTTTGTAACCGCCAGAAATAGACGGTGTTCGCGCCGCCGCTCACACGCGGACGCACTTTTCGTGGCCTTGAACGTGAGCTCAAGGT is part of the Opitutus sp. genome and harbors:
- a CDS encoding IS21 family transposase — encoded protein: MINYELYCRIKQAEAAGHSAPQITRSLQLHVQTVRRWQAQEKYARSQAAQVPRPSKLDVHKPAIARWLEAHPFTAMQLWQKVRERGYTGGYSILKDYVRRVRPRNLEAFLTLKFAPGQTAQVDWGSFGSVEVDGTRRALSFFVMVLGYSRFLHVEFTLGQGQEWWLGCHRRAFEKLGGVPREVMVDNCKTAVLSHVPGTDPVYNAQYLDFARHYGFTIKACGPGHPQSKGMVENAVGYVKKSFLGGRQMNGFTELGPAASLWLETVANVRVHAETQGRPVDRLPEERAALLPLNPVASPAVRTLSVRASRRCRVSIETNRYSVPTKFAGALLTAQIEGAQVRFYADRTLVAEHARSFARRADVENPEHVRELEERKRQGARQRLRLRFLELSPAAPAYQRGLEERRLNAGHHLATIVGLVALYGTEAVGRAIESAHELGAYSSDYILNLLEQRARALPQAGPIHLTRADALAALELELRPPDLSPYTQ
- a CDS encoding ATP-binding protein, whose amino-acid sequence is MKTEPEKPDLLKDQLKYLKLGYLLRHHGELTAEAAKARCSHAEFLRRLVQAETQDRQIRALERRIQAARFPVKKTVDQFQWDWPKELNEAQVRHLFELGFVKERTNAVFCGGVGLGKTHLASALGYAACQAGYTVLFTTAVDAINALVTAQSLHRLQAELKRYMTPAVLVLDEVGYLPLDKSGADLLFQIVSQRYERGSLIVTTNKAYKHWAGIFNNDAGITAAILDRLLHRAQTVVIEGKSYRMKDRLADEPAS